CAGAGAAATATCTGGCACACACTTAAGCTTGAATGCTGCTTAGGGTTCAATGGAAAACACAGAAGGTTCCTTTTGACTATTGTTAGTCTATATAGTTTTGATTAAGCAATGGTCACATATTTAATGTTttccaaaagtctttttttttctaacctgtAAACCTCTGAATGTACAAAACTTGCAAATTCATGAGGAAAATATGGTATTGAATGTTCAAGTCTCACAAAACGATTATATAAGTTATACAGACATAATAGTCTATATAAAGAAATGTCCATGACATTTCTATAAGCTTACCATTTTGTAATAGGAAATAGAGAAGGCTTTTTTTTgtataaaaacaagaaaggaagcaTTTATTGAGAGTATCATTCCTATGAAGGTTTAGGTATAAATAGGAAAACAAGTTGTCCCAATACGGGGAACTACTAGTTATTGTTCATGTAATTTAACCATAGATGAAATTATTTATTAAAGTATAATACacacagaataaataaaaagtacaaagttaaataaattattttcaagtAAACATATAACTAATGTCCAGATCAAAATTTTATCAGCAGGCAGGCTTTCTCAAACAGGTTTGTACTCTGATAGTAGAGCCACATTAATGAATACTAAATATGGAGTTtgttacaatttatttatttattgcctccagagttattgctggggcttagtgcctgcattaggaatccactactcctgtggccattttttttaaatacaacataaattgaaaggggaggggatgataggaagggagaaagagacagctgcagacctgcttcaccacttgtgaagctaccccactgcaggttgggtagcctggggctcaatctgggatccctgagcgggtccttgcactttgtacttgctatgtgcacttaactcagcacgccactgcccagcccccgagtttgttataatttaaattttagtttAGACCCTCTTTAAATTTTTAGAAATATAATCTACATTTTAAAGTAACAGTCAATGCTTTGGTATATTAATTCTACCAATCGTAAATACATTCTCATCTGTTTATTAaggcaatattttaaaaatatgtattataataCAATAAATCAGACACTTTTATGCTCTGAAATTCAGATTGCTTGCTTATTCTAATGGATTTGCTCATTGGTTAAGATTCCTCTACAAAACCCTagaagttactttttaaaaaatttctttattggggaattaatgttttacattcaacagtaaatacaatagtttgtacaggcataacatttcccagttttccatataacaatacaacccccactaggtcctctatcatccttcatggagctgtattccccccccccccacctcagagtcttttactttggtgcaatactccaagaAGTTACTTCTaaatcttatatttattttattccagaGTTTTGCTGGAACTTTGCGCCTGCATGCTTCGACTGCAtgtagtggacttttttttttttaagagagaggaaGTGTAAAGTCActtcttcactactcataaagctttcccctctgcatagTGCTCTCCTATAAGTGGCTGGGGGTTCAAATcttggtcctcatgcatggtaaaatgtgtgacCTACTGGATAAGCTATTTTTTGGCCCTCAAATCATACTTGAAGTGCTATTTGTTAAGATTTTTACTACTTGAGATTCTTCCATTTACAAATGAGAAGACAGAGACTAAATCCAAGGCCATATAGACTGTGTGTGAACAACATGGGTGTGAGgtaaaacactgacaaagcctaAAGGCCAACTTAGTATTGAGGAGCACAAGTCACTGGGCCTGCTGTGAAGTCTTATAAATGATGGAGACTGAACCATGACCTACTCTTTATTAATCTCAATCAGTGCTGGGAGAAAGACATCCAAACTTATTCATAGTCAAAGAACTCTTGGCCTGTGAAGATATTTGATGATGTGTCCAGGAATTCTTTACCCCAATCTAAACCATTAGTATTCTGAGTATATTATCACTCTTGTCTCATCTTGGTgctattaagatttttttttaagtattcttgTTTCTCCTAAATAAACCTATACTTTACTTTTGCAGAGAAAGGAGAACTTTTTGTACCTTCTGCCAGTTACTTTGATGTTGTCTATTTGAACCCGGACAGAGAGGCTGTGGTACCTTGTCGAGTGACTGTCCTGTCAGCCAAAGTCACACTCCACAGCGAGTTTCCAGCCAAGGAAATCCCAGCCAATGGGACTGACATTGCTTATGACATGAAGAGGGGCTTTGTGTATCTGCAACCTCATTCTGACCAGCAGGGGGTGGTCTATTGCAAGGCAGAGGCTGGGGGCAAGTCTCAGATCTCTGTCAAGTACCAGCTGCTCTACGTAGAAGGTAAGCCTGCTTCCTACCAATGCCTAGATTTTATTTGGTACCAGATACTGCTGTCTCCTAATTAAGACAAAAATTAGGAGAAATAGGGtcgtcgggtggtagcgcagcgggttaagcgcatgtggcgcaaaccgaaaggaccagcataaggatcccggtttgagccccctgcaggggagtcgctttataagccgtgaagtgggtctgcaggtgtctttctatcttctcctcctctctccatttctctctgtcttatccaataacagtgacatcaataacaacaacaacaacaataaaacaataagggcaacaaaagggaataaataaaataatttttaaaaagaattaaataaataggaGAAATAGAATCAGGTAGTTCTTAAAAGGTCCTCTATTATTCCACGATTTCTAGAATGCTCTTCTTCCTTGTGACTTCAGTCCAGTCACTTTGATTCTATTTTCTCCAAATCCACTGCATTCTCTTGTATTATCTTTCCATGACTGATCAGCAAGTCTCCAGTATTCCCAAACTCTTAAAAGACACAATTTCTCAGATGAGATCCACTTTATTGTAACCAAAATCTGTATCTGTAGGGGACCATCCTTTCTAGAACTTAAGGTCAGGTGGTGGGGTTAGTGTTATTCTTATGTCCATTCCTTAACCTCTGGATCCTCTGAAATTCAGGACTCAAGGTTAAACTAACTTACTCATTTTCCTTCATTGTCGGTCTCTTCGCTGGCTcactatcttcctcattaactgTAAGGTTAATGTTAACTTTCCCTTTAACAGATTGGCCTGGTTCATTGCCTCGTCTCTCATTCTCAGACACCCTCTCCTTCAGTTAACACACCAACAGTATAACACCTAAACCAGAATCAGAACTTTATCCACAGTCTCATATTTCCAGATTGTTCCGTGTTCACTGGTTCCTTCTGCACTGATCCTTGTTTCACCTTCTACGTGCTATATGCCGTCtccatttccttccctctcacaTTCTTttgatctatttcttttttttaatttttaaatatttatttattcccttttgttacccttgttgttttattgttgtagttattattatgggtgttgccattgttggaaaggacagagagaaatggagagaggaggggaagacagagaggggagagaaagattgacacctgcagacctgcttcactgtttgtgaagcgactcccctgcaggtggggagctgggggctcaaaacgggattcttatgctggttcttgtgctttacgccacctgtgcttaacccgctgcactaccgcccgactcccttttgatCTATTTCTATCTAGTTTTCTCTCTTGCACTTCACCAAAATGTCTGTAGATAAGTTCCTCAGAGCCTATCATATTACCAAATCTAGCAGACAAGTTTCTGTCCTTATTATACTATTACAGATTCTGCCTCACTTGCATGAGCTCTCCTCTTCTCTGGACCTATTTCTCCTTTCTTGTTTTGCTGTCAGCCCTTTGTCCCTTCCAAAATGTAGATTTTGGTGTTTTCCCAAGACAAGCTTATTTCTCATTACTAGTTATTTTCCTGGGCAGTTTCAGTGATATTAGACTAATAGAATAAACATATTAGTTTATGAATAACTGTTGTGAGAATATATGAGGCCTAGATCCAGGGAACTAGCTTCACCTATACAACTGTTTAGCAAACACCTGCATCTTAGATTTCCTTGCTGGACCCGATTCTTCAGTTTTCATCTCAGCAATGACATTGTAGTCATCTAGTGTGTGGGTGCCAGACTTGGAACTAACTGGACAATTCAATGTTCTCTTAGCCTTTTTGAATTTTCCATTAAAtcaccttttttctttattgtgggattgttttacatttgacagtaaatacaatagtttgtacatgcataacatttctcagtttttcacataataatacaacctccacaaggtcctctgtcatcctttttgacctgtactctcccccacccacccaccccagtcttttactttggtgcaatacaccaacaccagttcaggttctacttgtgttttctcttctgatctcatttttcatcttctgcctgagagtgagatcatcccatagtcatccgtctgtttctgacttattttacttaacataatttcttcaagctccatccaagatgggccaaaaatggtgaagtcaccgttttttaatagctgagtagtattccattgaccacaacttgctcattaaATCACTTTCaaatcctgcaatttctctcccacTGCAAAAATAGTTCAAGATATCTTTTTTGGGCTGATACACATAAATTTCCAATTGGTGTCTCATATGTACATTTTCCACACTAAAATTTACTATTTCAATTTAAAACCATTTAGTAGGTTCTCATATTTCCTAGAGTCAAGGTGAAAATCTTTTATGTGTTCTGAAGGCATTGCTAAACCTGCCTCCCTGATCTGCTCCCCTGGCTGGCAAAATCATCCTTCAGATTTTAGTTTAAACATAGCTTACTCAAGGAAGTCTTTCCTGCCTCTGAACTTCCCTTTATAGTTCTAAACTCAAGTTTTAGATTAAGCACACAGTGACTCACGTACTGTCTGCCACCTCCACTAGATGAGAGATTGTGTTTGTCTTACCCTGTTTACTATTGTAGTCCTTACATAAAAATAATTGAGTGAAGTGGCAGTAATGAAATTTGTCTCTAAAATGCAGtcaaatgaagagagagaaaaagcttaAAAGGGATAGAGTTGTTGTGGTCTTATCTGTGAAGCTGGGAGATAGGCCGAAATGTCTGAAGAAAATATCTATATGCTTGTCGTTAATGCCATACTCAGTAGATTTCATCTGactttccctgtctctcacttCCAGTTCCCAGTGGGCCTCCATCAACAACCATTTTGGCATCCTCTAACAAAGTAAAAGGTGGGGATAACATCAATATCCTCTGCACTGTACTGGGGGAGCCTGATGTGGAGGTGGAGTTCAGGTGGATCTATCCAGGGCAGAAGGTAAGCACTGCCTACAGGaaagtcatgatttttccaacaacccaacagatAAGTGTTAGAAATGTACCGTAAGGGCCaagtcttgtcttttttttttttttttttttaagatgtcttattttcagaatttttctgttaaaaaaaaaaaagtttagttagGTAAGTTCCGTCCTCCGGgtgccttttttctttataacttATAAATAGGAAGGGGTAGGACAGGGAGGAGGGAGACTCATGTTTTCTCTAGCCTCTGAGAATTATAGTTAGAGGTCATCTAGCCAGTCCCTCTGATTCTTAGTTTTCTTCCCCATAGTTTGTTCCCTGTGATAAAGAATTTAAGCAGATATCCACCAAgagcacatacatacatacatcctgTCAAAAAGGTGTTGTGAGGCAGAGATcattttaaaatagacttcccgtAAAAGCAACTACAGCATATTTAGCCGCTGACAAGTCTTGCTTACTAAAATAAATGGCTTTGCTACCAACATGGAATAATCCTTTTGTTGCCAGAAGAGATTTGGCCTCTTGGGATATACTCAGAAGCTAATACTCTTCTGGCCTAAGGGCTGTGATAGGTGGAACATAAATTTCCCTAAAGAATAGTAATTTCTACCATCATTTTCTAGGTACttgttttttataaaaaatgCATACTTCAGAtatgattatttttatattaattactGCATAAAATTTAACCCAGAAAACACAATGTTATCAAAGTTGGATGAAGCATTTCAAAAGTGACCATCTCACTTTCTAGAAATAGAAAGTTACATAATATATTCTATTTATAGTACAACTTTACTCCCACTATAGAGTCCTATGGCCTATTTGCCCAATATTAATTTCCTCTTTTAAGTCTAAACAGATGCTtatatagtgttttgagcatttttgtctttttaaatttattacctttatttattggatagagacagccagaaattggggggggggagggagacacctgcaaccctgcttcactagtcatgaagctttccccctgcagatggggaccgagggctcgaacctgggtccttgtgcattgtaatgtgtgtgctcaaccaggtgtaccaccacctggcctctgcatcttttttttttttttttttgtctttaaactCTGTGAATAAGAACCACTTTGTGAGGAGGGGAATCAGTGTAAAATTTTGTTTTGTGCCTAACCCTAATTGCTGGAGTTCCAAAAATGAGATTTtatgaggctggggagataacatatgcAGAAAGGCTACTATGCCTGAGGCAGCAGGTTCAAACACCAGTATGACCAGGAGTTtggtttaaaatataaaattttatggtGGTATACTACACCAGAGCAAAGGCCCTCTGAGGGGTTGGggtctggtgcatgatagtggaaagaGACTCACACTGGGGAGTATTTTGCAGTcacaagaaattgtacccatgtgttaatcCATTAAACCCCCCtacccctgcaaaaaaaaaaaagtaatctggCAAAGGATTTATAAGAAAGTTTTACAAACAAAAATAGATATTAGTAGAAACTaaatgaagggaagggaggagttaATCACAAACAATGACATTGAAGACTCTGCTTGGAAAAATGCAGCCTCACTTTTACACAGAGTAAAAAAGCTCCCATGAGCTCTGCATACCAAATAGTCTTTTATAAGCATGTGTTGTGCACTTTGAAAGAAACACTCCCCAGTGTTGGGTAAATGGGAGCTGTTTATAGCAGCTTGTCCTGTGTGCTTCAGTCTGTGTGGGTGTCATTAAACAGGATGAAAGGCCTGTGACGATTCAAGACACTTGGAGGCTGATCCGCAGAGGGCTCGGACACACCACAAGAATGTCCCAGAGTGTGCTGACAGTTGAAGACTTTGAAACCATTGATGCAGGATATTACATTTGCACTGCTCAGAATCCTCAAGGACAGACTACAGTAGCTACAGCCGTTGAGTTTTCCTGACTTGGAAAATGAAGCAGAATGAACTGATGATGGAAAACCCTTTGTGTGCACTTACCACTTTTGGGGTACTTTTGACAAGTGCTTTGCAAGAGGCTAACGCCAAGTGCCAAGTCCAAATCCCTGCCTTGTGTGCCAGACCCAGACATAAAACTAGAAGGAAGCCTAATAATAGAAGTGCTAACTCTTCTAACAGAAAGCATGTATTTTATTGCTCACCTATGTATATGTGCTTCTAGTTTTTATACTAAGAAAGTATGTGTGTAGACAACTATATAATCATTTCGATTAAATATGCAGATTTtggtaaaaaatttaaatggactatttttcaaaaaatattagcATGCATATATCCAGGATTTGACAtataaaaatacatgaaaatcTGAATGTAAAACTAAATCTAACGATTTATCCACAAGCAGTTAAGATCTGACTGCTTGAGCAGGTCACTTTTCCCTTTGTGTAGCAACTTTAAAGCTAATGTGAGctatgaaattaattttaaaaattctgtagttttttttttttagaaaaagctatTGCATTCAAATTACTAATTAGATTTTTCCATTTAATCAGGGCCAGATCTTAtgcttttaaaattatactttcaatattaaactttttaattttttttttcttttggctccagggtaatttctggggctcagtgccagcactacaaatccactgctcttggtcattttttccatttattggataggacagagtggaggggggagatagaaagagagaaagacagacactgcatacttgcttcaccacttgtgatacaTAACCcctatacaggtggggacccaggggcctgaacccagatccttgcacaggtccttgaacttactatgtgcacttaaccagatgcgtcacTACCTGGCCTCAATATTAAACTTTTACTATAAAGTAGATGCATTGATCAAGGCAGGTTGGTTTCGTTTAGACATATTTTTACTATCGTCAAAAAGAATTAGACTGTATTTGTTTGAATTTTCTTACCTTGTAGAGCATACATTGTTAATGCCAGTCcagatttatttttcaaatatgcaCAGCTTTGTATTTAGAAAGGGAATGCTTACCTCTGCATCAAGCTCTTTGAGCCAAATTTTAACCCATAACTGATTGTGGTTGCATTGGAAAATAACTTACAAGGAGATGTGATGTCAACTCTTCGGCTATGAAAAAAGGCTACAAATCAGATAAATTTGGGATATTAAAGTATGTCAGAAGTTATGATTCTAGTACTGTACAGTCCAGCATTGTTTATTTGATCAAAGTAAAATACACTTTCCATTACTACAAACTGAGCTAGACTACAGTTGTTTACACATCCCTATTTTATGATGTGCTACCATTTAACATCTTACATGAGACATTTGGTTTGACAAACAATCAAAGTTCTCTACTTTATTTCCTATCTTATCTCcttgtctcccattctctgaagacATTTTATATTATGTAGGATTGATTTCCCCAAATAGTTAGCATGGAAGATGGCAGGAAACAGCACAAAATTTGCCATGAGTAGGAGAGGAAAGGCCAACCTAACATAGGTTAATGACACTGAGATCTTG
The DNA window shown above is from Erinaceus europaeus chromosome 2, mEriEur2.1, whole genome shotgun sequence and carries:
- the PDGFRL gene encoding platelet-derived growth factor receptor-like protein, which encodes MKVWLLLGLLLVHETLEDATGQHPPKNKHPKEPGENRIKPTNKKVKPKMPKIKERDSTDLVPKTPSIMMQMLDKGRFQKPADTLSLMAGQTLELRCKGNKIEWNYPEFLDTFKDSRLSVKQHARYGQLTLVNSTAADTGEFSCWGQLCEGYICKKDEAKTGSTYIFFTEKGELFVPSASYFDVVYLNPDREAVVPCRVTVLSAKVTLHSEFPAKEIPANGTDIAYDMKRGFVYLQPHSDQQGVVYCKAEAGGKSQISVKYQLLYVEVPSGPPSTTILASSNKVKGGDNINILCTVLGEPDVEVEFRWIYPGQKDERPVTIQDTWRLIRRGLGHTTRMSQSVLTVEDFETIDAGYYICTAQNPQGQTTVATAVEFS